In the Leptospira bourretii genome, one interval contains:
- the lmtA gene encoding lipid A Kdo2 1-phosphate O-methyltransferase, whose amino-acid sequence MALIEELNQQGNFLFRWRSYIPGVILFLSLLYLPYVPYFQGNYESNLYWLSGAFLVSFAGLFVRCFTIGYTPKNTSGRNTKQQVADVVNQSGIYSLVRHPLYVGNFLMYLGPVFILRDFAFALVYIMFFYLYYERIIFAEEYFLRGKFAKGYLEWADKTPAFIPRLSGYKKPNLSFSFRNIWKREYPSLFGIIVVFTVFDLIQVYFQEPTLRAVDITGIWKPFHTWFFGFGFVFYIVTRLIVKTTKLLEVEGR is encoded by the coding sequence ATGGCACTTATAGAAGAACTCAACCAACAAGGCAATTTTCTCTTCCGATGGCGCTCCTACATTCCAGGAGTCATTTTGTTTCTTTCCTTACTGTATCTACCGTATGTCCCTTATTTCCAAGGGAATTACGAGTCCAATTTGTATTGGTTATCAGGTGCATTTTTAGTCAGTTTTGCAGGACTTTTTGTTAGATGTTTTACGATCGGATACACTCCCAAAAACACTTCTGGTAGAAATACAAAACAACAAGTGGCTGATGTTGTAAACCAATCAGGGATATACTCACTAGTCAGACACCCGTTATATGTAGGGAATTTTCTGATGTATCTTGGCCCGGTTTTTATCCTTCGGGATTTTGCCTTTGCGCTTGTATACATCATGTTTTTCTATTTGTATTACGAACGAATCATCTTTGCAGAAGAATACTTCTTACGTGGTAAATTTGCAAAAGGATATTTGGAATGGGCGGACAAAACGCCAGCCTTCATCCCTCGTTTGTCTGGATATAAAAAACCAAATTTAAGTTTTTCTTTCCGTAATATTTGGAAACGTGAATACCCAAGTTTATTTGGAATCATTGTTGTGTTCACAGTTTTTGATTTGATCCAAGTTTATTTCCAAGAGCCAACACTTCGAGCAGTAGACATCACAGGAATTTGGAAACCATTTCATACTTGGTTTTTTGGGTTTGGGTTTGTATTTTATATTGTCACACGTCTCATTGTAAAGACCACCAAACTTCTCGAAGTCGAAGGTAGATAA
- a CDS encoding lysophospholipid acyltransferase family protein, whose amino-acid sequence MSIKSFIPAKFNLPALWFTDLTLPVLNKMLHNLESIEISETDQKTLKTFQKERLLYISNHPTTKEPGIAYHAANIMGSRFHYMAAREVFEWGFGFVGDFIQSLGAYSVLAGAPDRESLKASREILASPGGKLALFPEGEPTSGMNDTLLPFQPGVAQLGFWGLEDALKKDPNAKIWILPTFVKYRMTASISSMQKDIDLAITKMEEKFGITKTGKDILHRFLSVGKRMIEREEKEYGVPVEESRADDFDYRLGRMRHAMLDNIARKAKIPKWDNDANAIEKLRRILSVLEMVSVGMADPNGELPSLEMATWARNAATKAYDFITIQTAYIKELPSAERLYEFLYRYENELFGEFKPRPHRAVVRFGTPFTINEYLSSYKEDKKKTLDVITERLRKELQTMLVEEKSKSNPLFPSQYIF is encoded by the coding sequence ATGTCAATCAAATCCTTTATCCCTGCAAAGTTCAATCTTCCTGCTCTATGGTTTACGGATCTGACTCTTCCGGTTCTGAACAAAATGCTCCACAATCTTGAATCCATCGAGATATCAGAAACCGACCAGAAGACATTAAAAACCTTTCAAAAAGAACGACTCCTTTATATCTCCAATCATCCCACAACGAAAGAACCAGGAATTGCTTATCATGCTGCAAACATTATGGGATCAAGATTTCATTATATGGCAGCAAGAGAGGTATTTGAATGGGGGTTTGGGTTTGTTGGCGACTTCATCCAATCGCTAGGGGCCTATTCCGTGTTAGCTGGTGCACCTGATCGTGAATCCTTAAAAGCATCAAGGGAAATTCTTGCCTCTCCTGGTGGTAAACTTGCCCTATTCCCAGAAGGAGAACCCACTAGTGGTATGAACGATACCCTACTTCCCTTCCAACCGGGAGTGGCCCAACTCGGATTTTGGGGACTAGAAGATGCACTGAAAAAAGATCCAAATGCTAAAATTTGGATTTTACCTACCTTCGTTAAGTACAGAATGACCGCCTCCATTAGTTCCATGCAAAAAGACATTGATTTGGCGATCACCAAAATGGAAGAAAAGTTTGGGATCACAAAAACAGGAAAAGATATCCTTCACAGATTTTTATCTGTAGGGAAACGAATGATTGAAAGAGAAGAAAAAGAATATGGAGTTCCTGTCGAAGAAAGTAGGGCCGATGATTTTGATTACCGACTGGGAAGGATGCGCCATGCCATGCTCGACAATATTGCAAGGAAGGCAAAAATTCCCAAATGGGACAATGATGCCAATGCCATCGAAAAACTGAGAAGAATTTTGAGTGTTTTAGAAATGGTTTCTGTTGGAATGGCCGATCCCAATGGAGAACTTCCTAGCCTAGAAATGGCAACATGGGCAAGAAATGCTGCTACCAAAGCCTATGACTTTATCACCATCCAAACTGCCTATATCAAAGAATTACCGAGTGCGGAGCGTCTTTATGAGTTTTTATACCGTTACGAAAACGAACTTTTTGGGGAATTTAAACCCCGCCCTCACAGAGCGGTTGTTAGATTCGGAACCCCATTTACGATCAATGAGTATTTAAGTTCTTATAAAGAAGACAAAAAGAAAACGCTAGATGTCATTACGGAACGTCTAAGAAAGGAGTTACAGACGATGCTTGTGGAAGAAAAATCCAAATCCAATCCACTCTTTCCAAGCCAATATATTTTTTGA
- a CDS encoding rubrerythrin: MGSVTVLSNDSIPKVLSDIVANETNHALWLNTLSLLEHLGSRKILLTQSSEETSEMILKHATEEARHALFFKKAARTIRPSFQLGYQNSALVRGTAARIYFAKLDTLVRRSLRKVFPDPKQFTYLAYLYTTTVIEKRAMVVYAAYDEILDRTQSPIRLTNLILEEEGHLSDMSAEMFRLDPNAKERLAALEAEESKIFARFWLQIREFSLN; the protein is encoded by the coding sequence ATGGGTTCTGTTACTGTCCTCTCGAATGATTCCATTCCTAAAGTTCTTTCTGATATCGTTGCCAATGAAACCAACCATGCACTTTGGCTAAACACTCTTTCTCTCTTAGAACATCTTGGTTCGAGAAAAATCCTCCTCACCCAATCCAGTGAAGAAACTTCAGAGATGATTTTAAAACATGCCACCGAAGAAGCAAGGCATGCCCTCTTCTTTAAAAAAGCAGCCCGCACCATAAGACCCAGTTTCCAATTGGGATACCAAAACTCCGCCCTTGTTAGGGGAACGGCGGCAAGAATTTATTTCGCAAAATTAGATACTTTGGTGCGCCGAAGTCTACGAAAGGTTTTCCCAGACCCAAAACAATTTACCTACCTTGCCTATTTGTACACCACCACGGTCATTGAAAAACGGGCGATGGTCGTCTATGCAGCGTACGACGAGATTTTGGACCGGACTCAGTCCCCCATCCGCCTAACCAACCTGATTTTGGAAGAAGAAGGCCACCTTTCTGATATGAGTGCTGAAATGTTCCGCCTCGATCCAAATGCCAAGGAACGATTGGCCGCACTCGAGGCCGAAGAATCGAAAATTTTTGCCCGATTTTGGCTCCAAATCCGCGAATTCTCATTGAATTAA
- a CDS encoding SpiroCoCo family coiled-coil protein produces MGLEVFLLPFLASVAVTIGLRRLDKSNTKLSQLKRYASKLTDEIDGVALQKIQLVKDAGIDLDILVKQSRKVAEDIQSLSSESRDLFEKIRASKDYLSSLSGEMEQIQDLSSQVRREKQNMEEGLSQINSHKRELRGVSEDMEALHNESISMLDTFQNKLNHRSDEILQSVAQKMVELESLLETKSDFLDNSLSKIAETAREKLLSHADVMVGETAGRLDHARKEMDLLLESMKYAQGDLDVRLTKFEDTSSLLSDKVDKFDERLEEKYQRASGKLDEKVNLLEKKIQERFDSIFDQVTHTKDSFMKGLSQETDAIKREIEDLSLETLSKRDDIINETRRQADGINQTIIQFQEKYLEAENKLLRQADIRKQELIREIEAFSEEFHRISEELKEEATSLKKSALQELKDFDRELDSVRSNQETVIKSSLFELRKELEERMNSDFKLQKSEMESDLEIVQSQIKNLNESITAQTKDVDEYVEELKSALRESAHEILETAEEKAKESEEIVTEKIRIANANLEQFVSKWEDELGKIREDQNDSIERLQDRLKEIHIEGADLLGEFQNQFQKAKSNLDMAAESKTKESISRLEEESKLARSEVERILKHLEESGESFFNLQEEKMDRLNETIDSKISHQLTKLLDKGNVQLGQLEEKISNHLNTVKRNLDESIKRSKDESKKQIETYQKDYEKSFKEIAKESQDFLKESLDRFQDLKYEIKNGLDDLNDTKEETLSSFQSEMETLKEDILTLSSELETVKEHSDLFASAKQIADESNRAVEEISEALRALEKNRPDIDLYQSAISEFSELRKEIANELETLKEAQFQTEDIDKQVQILASNMVHVSETMEGFEQSLNEVSSIETRVAKLTAEQSKIESFLSSLQESQDSVFHLVENLEGQKHNARELQARLDILDREIEVVEAREKELTETIRQAENRTSFLVEREAQIDSVERKFDKIEELLGDLSDRHRQILTLQKRLEDLKESSRETKDDLESLLGEADETFEKLSEFLDIVQGAMQNPVPTGKSDRKVSGNPLVERKRATIQSLHDNYQWSSEAISEKLNIEKSLVDSILGVRKK; encoded by the coding sequence ATGGGATTAGAAGTCTTTTTATTGCCTTTTTTGGCCAGTGTTGCGGTGACCATTGGGTTACGTCGTTTGGACAAATCCAACACCAAACTCTCCCAACTCAAACGTTATGCGTCCAAATTGACCGATGAAATTGATGGTGTCGCCCTTCAAAAAATCCAATTGGTCAAAGATGCCGGTATTGATCTCGATATCCTTGTCAAACAATCCCGCAAAGTCGCAGAAGACATCCAATCTTTAAGTTCAGAATCCCGTGACCTATTCGAAAAGATCCGCGCCAGTAAAGATTACCTCTCTTCCCTGTCTGGTGAGATGGAACAAATCCAAGATTTGAGTTCCCAAGTCCGTCGTGAAAAACAAAACATGGAAGAAGGACTCTCTCAAATCAATTCCCACAAACGAGAGTTACGTGGAGTATCCGAAGATATGGAAGCACTTCATAATGAATCCATCTCCATGTTGGATACTTTCCAAAACAAATTGAATCACAGAAGTGATGAAATTTTACAATCTGTTGCACAAAAGATGGTGGAGTTAGAAAGCCTACTCGAAACCAAATCTGATTTTTTAGACAATTCGCTTTCTAAAATTGCAGAGACTGCCCGTGAAAAACTTTTATCCCATGCCGATGTGATGGTGGGGGAAACAGCGGGACGACTCGACCACGCGCGAAAAGAAATGGATTTGTTACTCGAGTCCATGAAATACGCACAAGGTGACTTAGATGTTCGCCTAACAAAATTCGAAGATACCTCTTCCTTACTCTCTGACAAAGTGGATAAGTTTGATGAAAGGTTAGAAGAAAAATACCAAAGAGCTTCTGGTAAGTTGGATGAGAAGGTAAACTTACTCGAGAAAAAAATCCAAGAACGTTTTGATTCTATTTTTGACCAAGTCACTCATACAAAAGATTCTTTTATGAAAGGTCTTTCTCAAGAGACAGATGCCATCAAACGAGAAATTGAAGACTTGTCTCTGGAAACACTTTCGAAACGTGATGACATCATCAATGAAACCAGAAGGCAAGCTGACGGGATCAACCAAACCATCATCCAGTTCCAAGAAAAATATTTGGAAGCAGAGAACAAACTCCTTCGCCAAGCGGACATTCGCAAACAAGAACTCATTCGGGAAATAGAAGCCTTCTCAGAAGAATTCCATCGAATCTCTGAAGAATTAAAAGAGGAAGCCACTTCCCTCAAAAAAAGTGCCCTCCAAGAACTCAAAGATTTTGATCGTGAGTTGGATTCAGTTCGTTCCAACCAAGAAACAGTCATTAAATCTTCTCTTTTTGAACTAAGAAAAGAACTCGAAGAAAGAATGAATTCTGATTTCAAACTCCAAAAGAGTGAAATGGAATCAGATCTTGAGATAGTCCAGTCACAAATCAAAAACTTAAACGAATCCATTACAGCACAAACAAAAGATGTGGATGAATATGTAGAAGAGCTAAAATCAGCCCTTCGTGAATCGGCCCATGAAATCCTAGAAACTGCGGAAGAAAAAGCCAAAGAATCCGAAGAAATTGTGACAGAAAAGATTCGTATCGCCAATGCCAACTTAGAACAATTTGTCAGCAAATGGGAAGACGAACTTGGGAAAATTCGGGAAGACCAAAATGATAGCATCGAAAGACTCCAAGACCGCCTAAAAGAAATTCATATAGAAGGTGCTGACCTACTCGGTGAATTCCAAAACCAATTCCAAAAAGCAAAATCCAATTTGGATATGGCAGCAGAGTCCAAAACCAAAGAAAGTATTTCTCGTTTGGAAGAAGAGTCAAAACTTGCTCGTAGCGAAGTCGAACGAATCCTTAAACATTTAGAAGAATCGGGTGAATCCTTTTTCAATTTACAAGAAGAGAAAATGGATAGACTCAATGAAACCATTGATTCCAAAATCTCTCACCAATTGACAAAACTCCTTGATAAAGGGAATGTCCAATTAGGACAACTCGAAGAAAAAATTTCTAACCATCTAAATACCGTCAAACGCAACTTAGATGAAAGTATCAAACGTTCCAAAGACGAATCCAAAAAACAAATTGAAACATACCAAAAAGATTACGAAAAATCTTTCAAAGAAATTGCAAAAGAAAGCCAAGACTTCTTAAAAGAAAGTTTAGACCGTTTCCAAGACTTAAAATACGAAATCAAAAATGGATTGGATGATCTAAACGATACCAAAGAAGAAACTCTTTCTAGTTTCCAATCCGAAATGGAAACATTAAAAGAAGATATCTTAACTCTTTCGAGTGAGTTAGAAACGGTCAAAGAACATTCCGATTTATTTGCTTCCGCCAAACAGATCGCAGATGAATCCAATCGTGCTGTAGAGGAAATCTCCGAAGCACTCCGGGCCCTTGAAAAAAATCGCCCAGACATCGACCTTTACCAATCGGCAATATCTGAATTTTCTGAACTTAGAAAAGAAATCGCAAACGAATTAGAAACCTTAAAAGAAGCTCAGTTCCAAACTGAAGACATCGACAAACAAGTGCAAATCCTTGCGTCCAATATGGTACATGTTTCGGAAACAATGGAAGGATTTGAACAAAGTTTGAACGAAGTAAGTTCTATTGAAACTCGGGTGGCCAAACTCACGGCAGAACAATCCAAAATTGAATCTTTCCTTTCTTCCTTACAAGAATCACAAGATTCTGTTTTCCACTTGGTAGAAAACTTGGAAGGCCAAAAACACAATGCACGGGAGCTCCAAGCCCGCCTCGACATCCTCGACCGAGAAATCGAAGTGGTAGAGGCTCGCGAAAAGGAACTTACCGAAACCATTCGCCAGGCAGAAAACCGCACTTCCTTCCTTGTGGAAAGGGAAGCTCAGATTGATTCGGTAGAACGTAAATTTGACAAAATCGAAGAGCTGCTAGGCGACCTATCGGATCGCCACCGCCAAATCCTCACCCTCCAAAAACGATTGGAAGACCTGAAAGAATCTTCAAGAGAAACCAAAGACGATTTGGAATCCCTTCTTGGGGAAGCAGACGAGACCTTCGAAAAACTCTCCGAATTCCTGGACATTGTCCAAGGGGCGATGCAAAATCCGGTCCCGACGGGGAAATCAGACCGAAAAGTTTCGGGAAATCCCCTTGTCGAGAGAAAAAGAGCCACCATCCAAAGCCTCCACGACAACTACCAGTGGTCTTCTGAGGCAATTAGCGAAAAATTAAATATTGAAAAATCCCTCGTAGATAGCATCCTCGGAGTTAGAAAGAAATAA
- the map gene encoding type I methionyl aminopeptidase, translating into MIYIKNKSEIETMRKAGKFAAELLVYLEPFVKAGVTTLELNDLAEAYTKKHGHRSAPLGYKGFPKSICSSINHVVCHGIPKKEDVLANGDIVNLDVSPIVDGYIGDTSKTFIVGGKSTPEAEKLVADTEKAMWVGIEQVKPGNRIDDIGNAIDDFLTPLGYGIVRDLMGHGVGRNFHEEPQVPHFRSPRKLAKIEAGMIFTVEPMVNLGTWEVNFDKSDKWTVRTKDGKLSAQFEHTVLVTDKGYEILTKV; encoded by the coding sequence GTGATTTACATTAAAAACAAATCTGAAATTGAAACGATGAGGAAAGCGGGAAAATTTGCCGCTGAACTCCTCGTGTATCTAGAACCCTTTGTCAAAGCAGGGGTTACCACCCTCGAGCTAAACGATTTGGCCGAAGCCTATACCAAAAAACATGGCCACCGCTCTGCACCTCTTGGATACAAAGGCTTTCCGAAATCCATTTGTTCTTCCATCAACCATGTTGTTTGCCACGGAATTCCCAAAAAAGAGGATGTCCTTGCCAATGGAGACATTGTCAATCTAGACGTATCACCCATTGTGGATGGATACATTGGAGACACTTCCAAAACCTTTATCGTAGGTGGGAAATCCACTCCTGAGGCGGAAAAACTAGTGGCAGATACGGAAAAAGCCATGTGGGTCGGGATTGAACAAGTGAAACCCGGAAACCGGATTGATGATATCGGCAATGCCATTGATGACTTTCTCACCCCACTTGGGTATGGGATTGTTCGGGATCTAATGGGTCATGGAGTTGGACGTAATTTCCATGAAGAACCGCAAGTACCTCATTTTCGCTCTCCCCGGAAACTTGCAAAAATCGAAGCCGGAATGATTTTCACAGTAGAACCGATGGTCAATTTAGGAACCTGGGAAGTGAATTTTGATAAGTCAGACAAATGGACCGTCCGCACAAAAGACGGAAAACTCTCTGCACAATTTGAGCATACCGTACTTGTCACAGACAAAGGTTATGAAATTCTAACAAAAGTTTGA
- a CDS encoding response regulator, with protein MNKAILFVDDEQIILMSLKSQLKKHFGNEYRYETAQNTEEAWSIIEELAEEGIDILIIISDWLMPNQRGDEFLRDVHKTYPGIKKIIISGHIDELSLNKLRGEVDLHSFLNKPWSESDLIKKVEDAIAKIA; from the coding sequence ATGAACAAAGCCATTCTCTTCGTTGATGACGAACAAATCATTCTGATGAGTCTGAAGTCTCAGCTCAAAAAACATTTTGGGAACGAGTATCGTTATGAAACTGCCCAAAATACAGAAGAGGCTTGGTCGATCATAGAAGAATTGGCAGAAGAAGGAATCGACATCCTTATCATCATTTCTGATTGGTTAATGCCCAACCAAAGAGGAGATGAGTTTCTTAGGGATGTCCACAAAACTTATCCAGGGATAAAGAAAATAATTATTTCTGGTCATATTGATGAACTTTCACTCAATAAATTGCGAGGGGAAGTGGACTTACATAGTTTTTTAAACAAACCTTGGTCTGAATCTGATTTAATCAAAAAAGTAGAAGACGCCATTGCGAAGATTGCCTAG
- the thiM gene encoding hydroxyethylthiazole kinase — MSQSIIQNTIEDLESLRSKSPLVHNITNYVVMNNTANALLAIGASPIMAHAIEEVEEMVTICSATVINIGTLSEPWIQSMEKAAAKAVSLNKPLILDPVGAGASNLRNMAIRRILGAGSPSIVRGNASEILSTLNSSGKTKGVDATDSSESAVDSGKSLSKVTGGVVVISGATDYILSGTEKAQVRNGDVLMTKVTGLGCTASAICGAFAAIQPNQFRAATSAMAVMGIAGEMAKSKTSSPGSFQVAFLDALYEIGADTIKQKLNGE, encoded by the coding sequence ATGTCTCAATCAATCATTCAAAACACTATCGAAGACTTAGAAAGTTTACGTTCTAAGTCCCCTCTCGTTCATAATATTACAAACTACGTAGTTATGAATAACACTGCCAATGCACTGCTTGCCATTGGTGCTTCTCCCATTATGGCACATGCCATTGAAGAAGTGGAAGAGATGGTTACAATCTGTTCGGCAACTGTCATCAATATTGGAACTTTATCTGAACCTTGGATCCAAAGTATGGAAAAGGCAGCGGCAAAAGCTGTGTCTCTAAACAAACCTCTCATTTTAGATCCAGTGGGTGCAGGAGCGAGTAACTTGCGTAATATGGCAATTCGTCGCATCCTTGGAGCAGGCAGTCCCAGCATTGTTCGTGGGAATGCTTCCGAAATTCTCTCAACTCTCAATTCTTCTGGTAAAACAAAAGGTGTGGATGCAACAGATTCCTCTGAGTCAGCAGTGGATTCAGGGAAGTCTCTTTCTAAAGTCACTGGTGGTGTTGTGGTCATTTCAGGTGCCACTGATTATATCTTAAGTGGAACTGAAAAAGCCCAAGTGAGAAATGGGGATGTACTGATGACTAAGGTCACGGGCCTTGGTTGTACAGCTTCTGCCATTTGTGGGGCCTTTGCTGCCATCCAACCCAATCAGTTTCGTGCCGCAACTTCTGCTATGGCTGTGATGGGAATTGCTGGGGAAATGGCAAAATCCAAAACAAGTTCTCCAGGTAGTTTTCAAGTCGCTTTTTTAGATGCCCTTTATGAAATCGGAGCAGATACCATTAAACAAAAGTTAAATGGAGAATAA
- the thiE gene encoding thiamine phosphate synthase translates to MENKIKGVYLVTDRPLCLHHNLAEVVRLAALGGVSLVQLREKEADSRTFLELAKHLKEILKPFSVPLLINDRLDICLAAGADGVHLGQSDLPWWEARRILGEKVIIGLSLETKEDYFSLIHNDPKPPLHYLAISPVFDTDTKTNTKPAWGLTGVRWLKNETHLPIVAIGGIKESNAADVIQAGADSLAVVSAICSAKDPKSATESLSKKFHSLKE, encoded by the coding sequence ATGGAGAATAAAATCAAAGGGGTTTATCTGGTCACAGATAGACCCTTATGTTTACACCATAACTTAGCAGAAGTTGTAAGACTTGCGGCACTTGGTGGAGTTTCTCTTGTCCAACTGAGGGAAAAGGAAGCCGATAGCAGAACATTTTTAGAGCTCGCCAAACATTTAAAAGAAATCCTAAAACCATTTTCAGTTCCCCTTCTCATCAATGATCGATTGGATATTTGTTTGGCCGCAGGAGCCGACGGTGTCCATCTGGGACAATCCGATTTACCTTGGTGGGAAGCACGTAGAATTTTAGGAGAAAAGGTCATCATTGGACTTTCTTTAGAAACGAAAGAAGATTATTTTTCTCTCATCCATAATGACCCAAAACCTCCACTCCATTATCTTGCGATTTCCCCTGTATTTGATACAGATACGAAAACGAATACCAAACCAGCATGGGGTTTAACTGGCGTTCGCTGGTTAAAAAATGAGACTCATCTTCCGATTGTTGCCATTGGGGGAATCAAAGAATCCAATGCGGCCGATGTAATCCAAGCAGGTGCCGATTCCCTTGCGGTTGTGAGTGCGATTTGTTCGGCAAAGGACCCGAAATCGGCCACAGAATCCCTATCGAAAAAATTCCATTCATTAAAAGAATAA
- the queG gene encoding tRNA epoxyqueuosine(34) reductase QueG, which translates to MTNPIYQIRSQIKTICEKEGFSLVGFTEAKIPESDLEHLDQWISEGRFGNMDWFAKDHALGIRNRFENLGLTPRSAICLGFVYRSDASEKILSQMESKVSRYALGSDYHNILKKKGNRILKILKEQFPNHKFRQSVDSLPVAEKILTRESGIAWQGKNTNLIHPKLGSYFFLSTILTDLELGGPDPEEIITDHCGSCRKCLDVCPTGALDAYKIDAKKCISYLTIEDRKETEATESFLSWDRKGWVYGCDLCQEVCPWNANVAKRNEVETIEPDFLPRAFWTDPDFINKKRLTKEEFDGYFKNSPIERIGFEIWNRNLQHLNEKESN; encoded by the coding sequence ATGACAAATCCAATTTACCAGATCCGTTCTCAAATTAAAACCATTTGTGAAAAAGAAGGTTTTTCTTTGGTAGGATTTACCGAGGCAAAAATTCCTGAATCTGATTTGGAACATTTGGACCAGTGGATTTCGGAAGGAAGATTTGGGAATATGGATTGGTTTGCCAAAGACCATGCTCTGGGAATTCGGAATCGTTTTGAAAATTTAGGTCTTACGCCTCGTTCTGCGATTTGTCTTGGATTTGTATACCGTTCGGATGCTTCCGAAAAAATTCTTTCTCAAATGGAATCCAAAGTTTCCCGTTATGCGTTAGGTTCTGATTACCATAACATTCTTAAAAAAAAAGGAAATCGGATTTTAAAAATTCTAAAAGAGCAGTTCCCCAATCATAAATTTCGCCAATCTGTGGATAGTTTGCCCGTGGCAGAAAAAATTCTTACGAGAGAATCTGGAATTGCCTGGCAGGGAAAAAATACCAACCTCATTCACCCCAAACTGGGATCTTATTTTTTTCTTTCTACCATTCTCACCGATTTGGAATTAGGTGGCCCAGATCCTGAAGAAATCATCACTGACCACTGCGGGAGTTGTCGCAAATGTTTGGATGTTTGCCCGACAGGTGCTTTGGATGCATATAAAATCGATGCCAAAAAATGTATTTCTTACTTAACCATTGAAGATAGGAAAGAAACGGAAGCCACAGAATCTTTTTTAAGTTGGGACCGGAAAGGTTGGGTGTATGGTTGTGATCTTTGCCAAGAAGTTTGTCCTTGGAATGCCAATGTCGCCAAACGAAACGAAGTTGAGACGATAGAGCCGGATTTTTTACCCAGAGCTTTCTGGACCGATCCTGATTTTATCAATAAAAAAAGACTCACCAAAGAAGAGTTCGATGGTTATTTTAAAAATTCGCCGATCGAAAGGATTGGTTTTGAAATTTGGAACCGAAATCTACAACATTTGAATGAAAAAGAATCAAACTGA
- a CDS encoding LIC_11502 family protein: protein MSDGENEVYLTEMQGQLPSHLYVHVPKLVSLFPQIEALVAVPKGLPDLLRKGIYFALLQSVVRLLERNTDPLLPEILPEYRELIRSVSETYSVLSPELESNWLSECIQYGDKSAYHWEWKHFDSHELF, encoded by the coding sequence ATGAGTGATGGAGAGAACGAAGTATATCTTACTGAAATGCAAGGCCAGTTGCCAAGCCATTTGTATGTCCATGTTCCAAAACTAGTTTCCTTATTCCCTCAAATAGAAGCATTGGTGGCAGTTCCCAAGGGACTTCCCGATCTATTGCGAAAGGGAATTTATTTTGCCCTACTCCAATCTGTGGTAAGACTCCTCGAAAGGAACACAGATCCTCTTTTGCCAGAAATCCTTCCCGAATACCGCGAGCTCATTCGGTCTGTTTCAGAAACTTATTCTGTTCTGAGTCCAGAGCTTGAATCCAATTGGCTCTCAGAATGTATCCAATACGGGGATAAATCCGCCTACCATTGGGAATGGAAACATTTTGATTCACATGAGTTGTTCTAA
- a CDS encoding acyl-CoA thioesterase — MIQTDIQIRFNDMDPMRRVNNSSYSTYLELARLDFCNRYLSVSELEDIPFVLARVEMDLKASVLPGASIFVETWVSSIGNTSWEFSYSIRDKKTGELYVSAKTVQVYFDYRAKSKKPIPPDFLKSLEKERM; from the coding sequence ATGATTCAAACTGATATCCAAATTCGATTTAATGACATGGATCCCATGAGAAGAGTCAATAACTCTAGTTATTCGACTTATTTAGAATTAGCAAGATTAGACTTTTGTAATCGTTATCTTTCCGTTTCGGAATTGGAAGACATCCCTTTTGTTTTGGCACGTGTGGAAATGGATTTAAAGGCTTCTGTTTTGCCTGGAGCTTCGATTTTTGTTGAAACTTGGGTTTCCTCTATTGGAAATACTTCTTGGGAATTTTCTTATTCCATTCGAGATAAAAAAACCGGTGAACTTTATGTTTCTGCAAAAACAGTTCAGGTCTATTTTGATTACAGAGCTAAATCCAAAAAACCAATTCCTCCTGATTTTTTAAAATCATTAGAAAAAGAACGTATGTAA
- a CDS encoding cell envelope biogenesis protein OmpA, giving the protein MESQRKEISVLFSAGLSQLEKHAMDRLREFLNPSILSQIGYITLIGSADASGHLVTNRRLVKERIMTVERYFLSMGISKDKIKKMYLEPSFGRSPDERRSLRSVKIQYNLET; this is encoded by the coding sequence ATGGAATCCCAGCGGAAGGAAATATCTGTTCTATTTAGCGCAGGACTTTCTCAATTGGAAAAACATGCAATGGATCGTTTGCGGGAGTTTTTAAATCCTTCCATTTTATCCCAAATAGGATATATCACCTTAATTGGTTCTGCCGATGCATCCGGGCATTTGGTAACCAATCGACGTTTGGTGAAAGAACGAATCATGACGGTGGAAAGATATTTTTTATCCATGGGAATTTCCAAAGATAAAATTAAAAAAATGTATTTGGAGCCTAGTTTTGGCAGAAGTCCTGATGAACGAAGGTCACTGCGTTCTGTTAAGATTCAATACAATTTAGAAACATAG